The proteins below come from a single Phorcysia thermohydrogeniphila genomic window:
- a CDS encoding DUF4198 domain-containing protein produces MKKTVALVTSLLALPVAAQAHFVVLKPSTDVLEGNKRTVTLEARFTHPMEGGPNMDFGIVDSGAVINGKKMKLRWKEVKIPAMEGSAKKVPSFKTEFRVRRPGVYQFYVDPKPYFEPAEGKFIKQITKVYIEAFGLEEGWDKPIGLKAEIVPLTRPFGIWEGNTFRGRVFINGKPAANVDVEVEYLNPGNVEVPADAFVTQVIKTDENGYFVYTIPWAGWWGFSAIGDGGKLRHKDGKLYPVELDAVIWVKAYPKPNGVR; encoded by the coding sequence ATGAAGAAGACTGTAGCTTTGGTGACAAGCCTACTGGCTTTACCTGTTGCAGCTCAAGCTCACTTTGTAGTTCTCAAGCCCTCTACCGACGTACTTGAGGGGAACAAAAGAACCGTGACCCTTGAGGCAAGGTTTACCCACCCGATGGAGGGTGGACCTAACATGGACTTTGGAATTGTTGACAGTGGAGCTGTTATCAACGGAAAGAAGATGAAGCTCAGATGGAAAGAAGTCAAAATCCCGGCTATGGAGGGAAGTGCTAAGAAAGTTCCAAGCTTTAAAACGGAATTTAGGGTAAGGAGGCCGGGAGTATACCAGTTCTACGTTGACCCAAAACCCTACTTTGAGCCGGCTGAAGGAAAGTTCATAAAGCAGATTACAAAGGTTTACATTGAGGCCTTCGGCCTTGAGGAAGGTTGGGATAAACCTATAGGCCTTAAGGCTGAGATAGTCCCCCTTACAAGGCCCTTTGGAATCTGGGAAGGAAATACCTTTAGGGGCAGGGTCTTTATAAACGGTAAGCCTGCTGCAAACGTTGACGTTGAGGTTGAGTACCTAAATCCCGGAAACGTAGAAGTCCCTGCAGATGCCTTCGTTACTCAGGTTATTAAGACGGATGAGAATGGTTACTTTGTCTACACGATTCCGTGGGCTGGCTGGTGGGGATTCTCTGCAATCGGCGATGGAGGAAAGTTAAGACACAAAGACGGAAAACTCTATCCAGTTGAGCTTGACGCCGTTATATGGGTCAAGGCCTATCCTAAACCTAACGGGGTGAGGTAG
- a CDS encoding carbohydrate porin → MRKTLGMVTVALLLNSGPAFSEEWTKKELEILKQRIEKLEQEHETGPQIHGGVVLYYQGAHLGKIEGENIPSPSGTGYVADLEISFKLTEEDEFYMRLHAGEGSGADKIFDVKEGALFANLNTLSDDNPENEATFKLLEAYYTRPFLDGKVTLSVGKTEPPVFIDDNEYANNEYSQFVGKPFVNNPIIDGEFQFAPIVGVVISPVDKLEISAVLQSNEQSKLYWNGSEWSVKEKSLYDNVFDNPFFALQVKVSPEIAGLSGNYRLYYWNDSADHIKVGEDVSDPTKKPSTDKGWGVGISIDQEISEKAGIFARAAWGNDKVYEVEQFYSVGLNLNGIFPSREKDILGVGVAALIPNDKLENSSTEWHFEAYYRTQISENLSITPDFQLVLNPQGDSSNDNIFTAMVKAEFSF, encoded by the coding sequence ATGAGGAAAACCCTCGGGATGGTAACGGTGGCCCTACTGCTAAACTCTGGCCCTGCGTTCTCAGAAGAGTGGACAAAAAAGGAACTGGAGATCCTAAAACAGCGAATTGAAAAACTTGAACAAGAGCACGAAACTGGCCCACAAATCCACGGCGGAGTGGTTCTTTACTATCAGGGGGCTCACTTAGGGAAAATTGAAGGGGAAAATATCCCTTCTCCTTCCGGAACAGGCTACGTGGCAGACCTTGAAATCTCCTTTAAGCTTACTGAAGAGGACGAGTTTTACATGAGACTCCACGCCGGCGAGGGCTCTGGAGCAGATAAGATTTTTGACGTGAAGGAGGGAGCTCTCTTTGCCAACCTCAACACCCTTTCAGACGACAACCCTGAAAATGAGGCCACCTTTAAGCTCCTTGAAGCCTACTACACCCGTCCCTTCCTTGACGGAAAGGTAACCCTTTCAGTAGGAAAAACAGAACCTCCAGTCTTTATTGACGATAACGAGTACGCCAACAACGAGTACAGCCAGTTTGTAGGAAAACCTTTTGTCAACAACCCGATAATTGATGGGGAGTTTCAGTTTGCCCCAATAGTGGGAGTGGTTATCTCTCCAGTAGATAAACTGGAAATCTCCGCAGTCCTTCAGAGTAACGAGCAGAGCAAACTCTACTGGAACGGCTCAGAGTGGAGCGTAAAGGAGAAAAGCCTCTACGATAACGTTTTTGATAACCCCTTCTTTGCCCTTCAGGTGAAAGTCTCCCCAGAAATCGCCGGCCTTTCTGGCAACTACAGGCTCTACTACTGGAACGACTCAGCAGACCACATAAAAGTAGGAGAGGATGTTAGCGACCCCACGAAAAAGCCCTCAACGGACAAGGGGTGGGGAGTGGGTATTTCCATAGACCAAGAGATTTCTGAAAAGGCCGGCATATTCGCAAGGGCTGCGTGGGGAAACGATAAAGTCTACGAGGTTGAGCAGTTCTACTCTGTAGGTTTAAACCTTAACGGCATCTTCCCAAGTAGAGAAAAGGACATCCTCGGCGTAGGCGTTGCAGCCTTAATACCAAACGATAAGCTGGAAAACAGCTCTACTGAGTGGCACTTTGAGGCCTACTATAGGACACAAATCTCAGAGAACCTATCTATAACGCCAGACTTCCAGTTGGTTCTAAACCCACAGGGAGATAGCAGTAACGACAACATCTTCACAGCAATGGTAAAGGCAGAGTTCTCCTTCTAA